Proteins from a single region of Catenulispora acidiphila DSM 44928:
- a CDS encoding metallopeptidase TldD-related protein: protein MSTQHSTPQQLVDKALELSRADGAVVLVDAGTDANLRWANNTLTTNGVSAGQSVTVISVKNGAAGAASASAGVVGRSGVDLSTIEDLVRASEKAAEESGPAEDAFELVAGRSSADWDEPPAQTDISVFSSFAPALGETLAAARAEGNLLFGYAEHSMGTQYLGSSAGLRLRHAQPTGSVQLNAKSGDRSRSAWSGVPTADFSDVDVVAAGQDLARRLEWAKRKIDLPAGRYETILPPSSVADLMIYAYWNAALRDALDGRSVFSKSGGGSKLGENVAGSSAIKATLRSDPYAPGLECAPYATAYSSNAYESVFDNGLALAPTEWIKDGELSTLLSTRQTAGAAKVPVAPWVDNLILDATPGGTGPSLAEMTAATGDGLLVTSLWYIREVDPQTLLLTGLTRDGVYKVEGGEVVGVVNNFRFNESPVSMLSRIAEAGQTERTFSREWGDYFNRTAMPALRIPDFNMSSVSPAS, encoded by the coding sequence GTGAGCACCCAGCACTCCACCCCGCAGCAGCTGGTCGACAAGGCCCTGGAGCTCTCGCGCGCCGACGGCGCCGTGGTGCTCGTGGACGCCGGGACCGACGCCAACCTGCGCTGGGCCAACAACACCCTGACCACCAACGGCGTCTCGGCCGGGCAGTCCGTCACGGTGATCTCGGTGAAGAACGGCGCGGCCGGCGCCGCCTCGGCCTCGGCCGGCGTGGTCGGCCGCTCCGGGGTGGACCTGTCCACCATCGAGGACCTGGTCCGGGCCAGCGAGAAGGCCGCCGAGGAGTCCGGGCCCGCCGAGGACGCCTTCGAGCTGGTCGCCGGCCGCTCCTCGGCGGACTGGGACGAGCCGCCGGCGCAGACCGACATCTCGGTGTTCTCCTCCTTCGCCCCGGCGCTCGGTGAGACCCTCGCGGCCGCGCGCGCCGAGGGCAACCTGCTGTTCGGCTACGCCGAGCACAGCATGGGCACCCAGTACCTGGGCTCGTCGGCCGGCCTGCGGCTGCGGCACGCGCAGCCCACCGGCTCGGTGCAGCTCAACGCCAAGTCCGGCGACCGGTCCCGCTCGGCGTGGAGCGGCGTGCCGACCGCGGACTTCTCCGACGTGGACGTCGTGGCCGCCGGCCAGGATCTGGCACGCCGCCTGGAGTGGGCCAAGCGCAAGATCGACCTGCCCGCCGGGCGCTACGAGACGATCCTGCCGCCGTCCTCGGTCGCCGATCTGATGATCTACGCGTACTGGAACGCCGCGCTGCGCGACGCGCTCGACGGCCGCTCGGTGTTCAGCAAGAGCGGCGGCGGGTCCAAGCTCGGCGAGAACGTCGCGGGCTCCTCGGCGATCAAGGCGACGCTGCGCAGCGACCCGTACGCACCCGGGCTGGAGTGCGCTCCTTACGCGACGGCGTACTCCTCGAACGCCTACGAGTCGGTGTTCGACAACGGCCTCGCGCTCGCCCCGACCGAGTGGATCAAGGACGGCGAGCTCTCCACGCTGCTCAGCACCCGGCAGACCGCGGGGGCGGCGAAGGTCCCGGTGGCGCCGTGGGTCGACAACCTGATCCTGGACGCGACGCCCGGCGGGACCGGTCCCTCGCTGGCCGAGATGACCGCCGCGACCGGCGACGGCCTGCTGGTGACCAGCCTGTGGTACATCCGCGAGGTGGACCCGCAGACCCTGCTGCTGACCGGGCTGACCCGGGACGGCGTGTACAAGGTCGAGGGCGGCGAGGTGGTCGGCGTGGTGAACAACTTCCGGTTCAACGAGTCGCCGGTGTCGATGCTCTCGCGGATCGCCGAGGCCGGGCAGACCGAGCGGACCTTCTCCCGGGAGTGGGGCGACTACTTCAACCGGACCGCGATGCCGGCGCTGCGGATCCCGGACTTCAACATGTCCTCGGTGAGCCCGGCCTCCTAG
- a CDS encoding amidohydrolase family protein, with translation MPEFDNSPYVVVSSDCHAGLPTEEYRPYIEAKYHPAFDDFLAEQAARVEAATKLGVRNPEFARAWFEEHEEGLRGGWDSAQRDKELDADGVTAEVIFPDADAVESTTAAPFGVGLTFSGGLDQELALVGARAHNRWLAELCSHSPERRRGVALVPITGDVDAAVAEIRRAKESGLGAVMIPAMWEDKAPYHDRRYDPVWAVCEELRMPVATHSGVAPRDEYGDHLGIYVSEVTWWPARPIWFLIWSGVFERFPGLKFGVTEAGCWWAPNLLWFMDRLFLGAHAAAKLTPFEEVKRPPSEYFDRNCFIGASNTKRRELAHRYEIGIDNMLWGNDFPHPEGTWPNTRKWLRTTFHDIPVDETRRMIGLAAAETYGFDVAKLAPVAERVNLRPGDLGQSGGEAAGWAAAREVGRHWLTGHDFPVIGYGATLGGHRTDDVGPEVS, from the coding sequence ATGCCAGAGTTCGACAACAGTCCCTACGTGGTGGTCTCCTCCGACTGCCACGCCGGGCTGCCGACCGAGGAGTACCGCCCCTACATCGAGGCCAAGTACCACCCGGCCTTCGACGACTTCCTGGCCGAGCAGGCCGCCCGCGTCGAGGCCGCGACCAAGCTCGGCGTCCGGAACCCGGAGTTCGCCCGCGCCTGGTTCGAAGAGCACGAAGAAGGCCTGCGCGGCGGCTGGGACTCGGCGCAGCGCGACAAGGAACTCGACGCCGACGGCGTGACCGCCGAGGTGATCTTCCCGGACGCCGACGCCGTGGAGTCCACCACCGCCGCGCCGTTCGGCGTCGGTCTGACCTTCTCCGGCGGCCTGGACCAGGAGCTGGCGCTGGTCGGCGCCCGCGCGCACAACCGCTGGCTGGCCGAGCTGTGCTCGCACTCCCCGGAGCGGCGGCGCGGCGTGGCGCTGGTACCGATCACCGGCGACGTGGACGCCGCGGTCGCCGAGATCCGGCGCGCCAAGGAGTCCGGGCTCGGCGCGGTGATGATCCCGGCGATGTGGGAGGACAAGGCGCCCTACCACGACCGCCGCTACGACCCGGTCTGGGCGGTCTGCGAGGAGCTGCGGATGCCGGTGGCGACCCACTCCGGCGTGGCTCCGCGCGACGAGTACGGCGACCACCTCGGGATCTACGTCTCCGAGGTCACCTGGTGGCCGGCCCGGCCGATCTGGTTCCTGATCTGGTCCGGGGTGTTCGAGCGCTTCCCCGGGCTGAAGTTCGGCGTCACCGAGGCCGGCTGCTGGTGGGCGCCGAACCTGCTGTGGTTCATGGACCGGCTGTTCCTCGGCGCGCACGCCGCCGCCAAGCTGACGCCGTTCGAGGAGGTGAAGCGGCCGCCGAGCGAGTACTTCGACCGCAACTGCTTCATCGGCGCCTCCAACACCAAGCGCCGCGAGCTGGCGCACCGCTACGAGATCGGCATCGACAACATGCTGTGGGGCAACGACTTCCCGCATCCGGAAGGGACCTGGCCGAACACCCGCAAGTGGCTCAGGACCACGTTCCACGACATACCGGTCGACGAGACGCGTCGGATGATCGGACTGGCCGCGGCCGAGACATACGGCTTCGACGTCGCCAAGCTCGCGCCGGTCGCCGAGCGCGTCAACCTGCGTCCCGGCGACCTCGGCCAGAGCGGCGGGGAGGCGGCCGGCTGGGCCGCCGCGCGCGAGGTCGGGCGGCACTGGCTGACCGGCCACGACTTCCCGGTCATCGGCTACGGCGCGACGCTCGGCGGCCACCGCACCGACGACGTCGGACCGGAGGTGTCGTGA
- a CDS encoding helix-turn-helix transcriptional regulator, producing the protein MPSPAQRTPHPRSAPGARVPTPGEVGLRRILAVADALLGVAEESELVDRLLPVLRRTVPADTVLWLAAHERHPATWRAEPPGAVNAEQAALLAAHADDPLMAAAWHGPGTATRRSDLQTDHEFHRLPVFPALFAPLGARRQLVMAVRPDEERRIVVLFNRASPDFTQHDVAVAEAVRHRIGRALAPFGGPGARREKVSPREADVLDLLCRGLTDRQIATRLGISPRTVDKHLEHAYVKLGVRCRVQAATRWRS; encoded by the coding sequence ATGCCGTCCCCGGCCCAACGTACGCCCCATCCGCGGTCCGCTCCCGGCGCCCGCGTACCCACGCCCGGGGAGGTCGGGCTGCGGCGGATCCTGGCCGTGGCGGACGCCCTGCTGGGCGTGGCGGAGGAGAGCGAACTGGTGGACCGGCTGCTGCCGGTGCTCCGGCGCACCGTCCCGGCCGACACCGTGCTGTGGCTGGCCGCCCACGAGCGGCATCCGGCGACCTGGCGCGCCGAGCCGCCCGGCGCGGTCAACGCCGAGCAGGCCGCGCTCCTGGCCGCGCACGCCGACGATCCGCTGATGGCGGCGGCCTGGCACGGCCCGGGAACCGCGACGCGGCGCTCGGATCTGCAGACCGACCACGAGTTCCACCGGCTGCCGGTCTTCCCCGCGCTGTTCGCGCCGCTGGGCGCGCGGCGGCAGCTGGTGATGGCGGTGCGGCCGGACGAGGAGCGCCGGATCGTCGTGCTCTTCAACCGCGCCTCCCCCGACTTCACGCAGCACGACGTGGCGGTCGCCGAGGCGGTGCGGCACCGGATCGGCCGGGCGCTGGCGCCGTTCGGCGGTCCGGGAGCGCGGCGGGAGAAGGTGTCCCCGCGCGAGGCGGACGTGCTGGATCTGCTGTGCCGAGGACTGACCGACCGGCAGATCGCGACCCGGCTGGGAATCAGCCCTCGGACGGTCGACAAGCATCTGGAGCACGCCTACGTGAAGCTCGGCGTCCGCTGCCGCGTGCAGGCCGCGACGCGGTGGCGTTCCTGA
- a CDS encoding isocitrate lyase/PEP mutase family protein, whose amino-acid sequence MTSQLDKATGFHALHVPGTPLTLANAWDGASARIVAATGAPAVATTSAGVAWALGTADGGQVDRDRAVALVRRVVDTVEVPVTADIEDGFGPDAGAVAETVARVIAAGAVGVNIEDGPRDPAELAERIAAARGAAEKAGIPLYINARIDVFLFQLGAEQDRLGETLARAERYLAAGASGIFVPGVAAPETIGELVKRIDAPLNVMVGPGAPPVADLAALGVARVSLGAAVAEAAYGLVRRAAEELAKSGTYTAVEGGIPYPELNGLMS is encoded by the coding sequence ATGACATCTCAGCTCGACAAGGCCACCGGGTTCCACGCCCTGCACGTCCCCGGCACACCCCTCACTCTGGCCAACGCCTGGGACGGCGCCAGCGCCCGCATCGTCGCCGCGACCGGCGCGCCCGCCGTGGCGACCACCAGCGCCGGCGTCGCGTGGGCCCTGGGCACGGCCGACGGCGGCCAGGTGGACCGCGACCGCGCGGTGGCGCTGGTCCGGCGCGTGGTGGACACCGTCGAGGTGCCGGTGACCGCCGACATCGAGGACGGCTTCGGGCCGGACGCCGGCGCCGTGGCCGAGACCGTCGCGCGGGTGATCGCGGCCGGGGCGGTCGGGGTGAACATCGAGGACGGTCCGCGCGACCCGGCCGAGCTGGCCGAGCGCATCGCCGCCGCCCGCGGCGCCGCCGAGAAGGCCGGCATCCCGCTCTACATCAACGCGCGCATCGACGTGTTCCTGTTCCAGCTCGGCGCCGAGCAGGACCGCCTCGGCGAGACCCTGGCGCGGGCCGAGCGCTACCTCGCCGCCGGCGCCAGCGGCATCTTCGTGCCCGGCGTGGCGGCGCCGGAGACGATCGGGGAGCTGGTGAAGCGGATCGACGCGCCGCTGAACGTGATGGTCGGGCCCGGCGCGCCGCCGGTCGCCGACCTCGCCGCGCTCGGGGTGGCGCGGGTCAGCCTGGGCGCCGCGGTCGCCGAGGCGGCGTACGGCCTGGTCCGGCGGGCCGCCGAGGAGCTGGCCAAAAGCGGGACCTACACGGCGGTCGAGGGCGGGATTCCGTACCCGGAGCTCAACGGTCTGATGAGCTAA
- the moaA gene encoding GTP 3',8-cyclase MoaA, with product MLVDTFGRTATDLRVSLTDRCNLRCTYCMPAEGLPWLPKAELLSDEEILRLIGIAVHLLGVDQIRFTGGEPLVRPGLATLVARVAQLDPRPRISLTTNALGLARLAPTLKDAGLDRVNVSLDTLDPAVFRELTRRDRFADVVAGLEAAAAAGLTPVKVNSVLMRGVNDTEAPALLRWCLERGYELRFIEQMPLDAQHGWDRQQMVTAEEILATLEREFTLTPEGKAVRGAAPAETWLVDGGPGRVGVIASVTRPFCGDCDRVRLTADGQVRTCLFAREESDLRGAMRDGASDEELAERWRVAMLGKKRAAGIGEPGFVQPERPMSAIGG from the coding sequence ATGCTGGTCGACACGTTCGGCAGAACGGCGACGGACTTGCGGGTGTCCCTGACCGACCGCTGCAACCTGCGCTGCACCTACTGCATGCCCGCCGAGGGACTGCCCTGGCTGCCCAAGGCCGAACTGCTCTCCGACGAGGAGATCCTGCGCCTGATCGGCATCGCGGTGCACCTGCTCGGCGTGGACCAGATCCGCTTCACCGGCGGCGAGCCGCTGGTGCGTCCCGGTCTTGCCACTCTCGTGGCGCGGGTGGCGCAGCTGGACCCGCGCCCGCGCATCTCGCTGACGACCAACGCGCTCGGCCTGGCCCGCCTGGCGCCGACGCTGAAGGACGCCGGGCTGGACCGGGTCAACGTCTCGCTGGACACCCTGGACCCGGCGGTCTTCCGCGAGCTGACCCGCCGCGACCGGTTCGCGGACGTGGTCGCCGGACTGGAGGCCGCGGCCGCCGCCGGGCTGACCCCGGTCAAGGTGAACAGCGTGCTGATGCGCGGCGTCAACGACACCGAGGCTCCGGCGCTGCTCAGATGGTGTCTGGAGCGCGGTTACGAGCTGCGCTTCATCGAGCAGATGCCGCTGGACGCCCAGCACGGCTGGGACCGGCAGCAGATGGTGACCGCCGAGGAGATCCTGGCGACGCTGGAGCGCGAGTTCACCCTGACGCCCGAGGGCAAGGCGGTGCGCGGCGCGGCGCCGGCCGAGACCTGGCTGGTCGACGGCGGTCCGGGGCGCGTCGGGGTGATCGCCAGCGTGACCCGCCCCTTCTGCGGTGACTGCGACCGGGTGCGGCTGACGGCCGACGGCCAGGTGCGCACCTGCTTGTTCGCCCGCGAGGAGTCCGACCTGCGCGGCGCGATGCGCGACGGCGCGAGCGACGAGGAGCTGGCCGAGCGCTGGCGCGTGGCGATGCTGGGGAAGAAGCGCGCGGCCGGGATCGGCGAGCCGGGCTTCGTGCAGCCCGAGCGGCCGATGTCGGCGATCGGCGGATAG
- the mscL gene encoding large conductance mechanosensitive channel protein MscL, whose translation MEGSPTLFSGFKKFLMRGNVVDLAVAVVMGAAFGAIVNSLVKDIIMPLITAIFGKQDYTKLSFKIHNSTFAYGDLLTNVITFLSIAGAVYFLIVMPINHFNDRRKARLGIPEQAAAPTDVQLLAEIRDLLAAQRNSR comes from the coding sequence GTGGAAGGTTCGCCCACCTTGTTCTCCGGTTTCAAAAAGTTCCTGATGCGCGGCAACGTCGTCGATCTCGCGGTCGCCGTCGTCATGGGCGCGGCGTTCGGCGCCATCGTCAACTCGCTGGTCAAAGACATCATCATGCCGCTGATCACGGCCATCTTCGGCAAGCAGGACTACACGAAGCTGAGCTTCAAGATCCACAATTCCACGTTCGCCTACGGCGACCTGCTCACCAACGTCATCACCTTCCTGAGCATCGCCGGCGCGGTCTACTTCCTGATCGTCATGCCGATCAACCACTTCAACGACCGGCGCAAGGCGCGCCTGGGCATCCCGGAGCAGGCCGCGGCGCCCACCGACGTGCAGCTGCTGGCCGAGATCCGTGACCTGCTGGCAGCGCAGCGCAACAGCCGGTGA
- a CDS encoding trypsin-like serine peptidase encodes MEGPEGLSRVARMRQRVQARKRARARRAALAAGVAGFAVIAGMLGMALSTPSSAKAMSVDGALESASVTVNPSSSPSSSPSTSASTTAAPPSALAAAVSGSASPGSASPEPTATATTTAVAAAAGPGSTAATPARPTSSPIAKPFGGTAVAGVLYKTDSGVSSHFCSASVVHSDAGNLVITAAHCVYSDGPKSDIAFAPGFHNGTLPYGSWAVTKVVVSQSWKSSNNPDQDVAFLQVAPSSSGASLESVTGADKIAFGQGFGMPVTVPAYPQGSDTPITCTAPAVKFSSTQTEWDCRGYPDGTSGAPFLTGVDSSGEKGTVIGVIGGYQQGGDTPDVSYSAYFGSAIQALYQSASS; translated from the coding sequence ATGGAGGGTCCCGAGGGGCTGTCACGGGTCGCGCGGATGCGGCAGCGCGTCCAGGCCCGCAAGCGTGCCCGGGCCCGCCGTGCGGCGCTCGCCGCCGGGGTGGCCGGGTTCGCGGTGATCGCCGGCATGCTCGGGATGGCGCTCAGCACTCCGTCCTCGGCCAAGGCGATGTCCGTGGACGGCGCGCTGGAATCGGCCTCCGTCACGGTGAACCCGTCGAGCAGCCCTTCGAGCAGCCCATCGACCTCGGCGTCCACCACGGCCGCCCCGCCTTCGGCGCTGGCGGCGGCCGTGAGCGGTTCCGCGTCGCCGGGCAGTGCCAGCCCGGAGCCCACTGCCACCGCGACGACTACCGCCGTCGCCGCGGCTGCCGGTCCCGGCTCCACGGCCGCCACTCCGGCGCGGCCGACGAGTTCGCCGATCGCGAAGCCGTTCGGCGGTACCGCGGTCGCCGGCGTCCTGTACAAAACGGACTCTGGCGTCTCCAGCCACTTCTGCAGCGCCTCGGTCGTGCACAGCGACGCCGGGAACCTGGTCATCACCGCCGCGCACTGCGTCTACAGCGACGGTCCCAAATCGGACATCGCCTTCGCGCCGGGCTTCCACAACGGCACGTTGCCCTACGGTTCCTGGGCAGTCACCAAGGTCGTGGTCTCGCAGAGCTGGAAGAGCTCCAACAATCCGGACCAGGACGTGGCGTTCTTGCAGGTCGCGCCGTCCTCCAGCGGCGCCTCGCTGGAGTCGGTGACCGGTGCGGACAAGATCGCCTTCGGTCAGGGCTTCGGGATGCCGGTCACGGTCCCGGCCTACCCGCAGGGCTCGGACACCCCGATCACGTGCACGGCGCCGGCGGTGAAGTTCAGCTCGACGCAGACCGAGTGGGACTGCCGCGGGTATCCGGACGGCACGTCGGGCGCGCCGTTCCTGACCGGCGTGGACTCCAGTGGCGAGAAGGGCACCGTCATCGGCGTGATAGGCGGATACCAGCAGGGCGGCGACACCCCGGACGTGTCCTACAGCGCCTACTTCGGCTCGGCGATCCAGGCGCTGTATCAGAGCGCTTCGTCATAG
- a CDS encoding DUF1003 domain-containing protein — protein MTAQAQLKSTVKSAVRHIAPGSWRRHPGVRTGEQLTRGERAADKMRNSMGSWMFVFVAVAFLAVWMTLNVLLDTSTGHTFDAYPFILLNLVLSCVAALQGAILLIAAKRSDQVASELAQHDYEADCQSREMLQVLTEEFATLRTQHAEQSQQLAELIARLPQG, from the coding sequence ATGACCGCACAAGCTCAGCTCAAGTCGACGGTGAAGTCCGCTGTGAGGCACATAGCCCCGGGCAGCTGGCGCCGGCACCCCGGCGTCCGCACCGGCGAGCAGCTCACCCGGGGCGAACGCGCCGCCGACAAGATGCGCAACAGCATGGGCTCCTGGATGTTCGTCTTCGTCGCGGTGGCCTTCCTGGCCGTGTGGATGACCCTCAACGTCCTCCTGGACACGTCGACCGGCCACACCTTCGACGCCTACCCGTTCATCCTCCTCAACCTGGTCCTGTCCTGCGTAGCGGCCCTCCAAGGCGCGATCCTCCTGATCGCCGCCAAGCGCTCGGACCAGGTGGCCAGCGAACTCGCCCAGCACGACTACGAAGCGGACTGCCAGTCCCGCGAGATGCTCCAGGTCCTCACCGAGGAGTTCGCAACCCTGCGCACCCAGCACGCCGAGCAGAGCCAGCAGCTGGCCGAGCTGATCGCGCGGCTGCCGCAGGGGTAG
- a CDS encoding D-alanyl-D-alanine carboxypeptidase family protein: protein MEQRDQTPREPAAEDIGRAAAEAAAQAEAGDDFAHGPQADRYGSAGYREPGAARSPRRWLVIGGVTVAALAVAGTAGALAGRAHPAKHDTALNAAASSNAQSPTPPATSDQTTPTTDPTTPPAPTSTSTTPPPATAAKTPSPTPKPTPTKSPSTAPTNAPAGEGGDCENATHDTPADIAKNFSGMTRSAQTAFLAAQKDAKTAGLTFLLNSGYRSATYQQRVFDCWVAQLGSPQAARQYALPPNESAHVQGYAMDIAPPSAASWLEATKGKYGLCRRYADETWHFEYQSRYKTQGCPSLLPHP, encoded by the coding sequence ATGGAACAGCGCGATCAAACGCCGCGGGAGCCGGCCGCCGAGGACATCGGCCGCGCCGCGGCGGAGGCGGCGGCCCAAGCCGAGGCCGGGGACGATTTCGCCCACGGCCCGCAGGCCGACCGCTACGGCTCCGCCGGCTACCGCGAGCCCGGCGCCGCGCGCAGCCCCCGCCGCTGGCTGGTCATCGGCGGCGTCACCGTGGCCGCGCTGGCCGTGGCCGGGACGGCGGGAGCCCTCGCTGGCCGCGCGCACCCCGCGAAGCACGACACCGCGCTGAACGCCGCCGCCTCGAGCAACGCCCAGAGCCCGACGCCCCCGGCGACCTCGGACCAGACCACCCCGACCACCGACCCCACCACTCCGCCCGCCCCCACCTCGACGAGCACCACCCCGCCGCCCGCCACGGCAGCCAAGACGCCCTCCCCGACGCCCAAGCCCACCCCGACCAAGAGCCCTTCCACAGCCCCGACCAACGCCCCGGCCGGCGAAGGCGGCGACTGCGAGAACGCCACCCACGACACCCCCGCCGACATCGCGAAGAACTTCAGCGGCATGACCCGCAGCGCCCAAACCGCGTTCCTGGCAGCCCAGAAGGACGCCAAAACCGCCGGCCTGACCTTCCTGCTCAACTCCGGCTACCGATCCGCCACCTACCAGCAACGCGTCTTCGACTGCTGGGTCGCCCAACTCGGCTCCCCGCAAGCCGCACGCCAATACGCCCTCCCGCCGAACGAATCCGCCCACGTCCAGGGCTACGCCATGGACATCGCCCCGCCCTCCGCCGCCTCCTGGCTGGAGGCCACCAAGGGCAAGTACGGCCTGTGCCGCCGCTACGCCGACGAGACCTGGCACTTCGAGTACCAGTCCCGGTACAAGACCCAGGGCTGCCCGTCGCTGCTGCCGCATCCGTAG
- a CDS encoding DUF3099 domain-containing protein yields the protein MRIGRDKRGHQDVVFGLTDAPKPLSQDIRSRESKYLMAMGIRVAAFLLIVLLPIDWPWKLGLAALALVLPYVAVVYANGGREPQPGADSPFTIAEQRALLPGQGGQSGGKTGPDQGGKPGAGDAGGPEEPLSGRIVGDDD from the coding sequence ATGCGGATCGGGCGGGACAAGCGCGGGCATCAGGACGTCGTCTTCGGGCTCACCGACGCCCCCAAACCGTTGAGCCAGGACATCCGGTCGCGCGAGTCGAAGTACCTCATGGCGATGGGGATAAGGGTCGCGGCGTTCCTGCTGATCGTGCTCCTGCCGATCGACTGGCCGTGGAAGCTCGGACTGGCGGCTCTGGCGCTGGTTCTCCCCTACGTGGCGGTGGTGTACGCCAACGGCGGACGCGAGCCGCAGCCGGGCGCCGACTCGCCGTTCACGATCGCCGAGCAGCGGGCCCTGTTGCCCGGGCAAGGCGGGCAGAGCGGCGGGAAAACCGGTCCCGACCAGGGCGGTAAGCCGGGAGCCGGCGACGCCGGCGGACCGGAGGAGCCGCTGTCCGGACGCATCGTCGGCGACGACGACTGA
- a CDS encoding amidohydrolase family protein, translating to MTERYTVVSADGHAGADLLDYRPYLEAKYHDRFDAWAAAYVNPYEDLLHGDAERNWDSARRLADLERDGIVAEVLFPNTIPPFYPSMSLSAQQPSAEEYELRWAGLRAHNRWMADFCSQAPGRRAGTCQVLLGDMDDAVAEVRWAREHGLFGGVLLPGTPPGTSVPQLYSDVYEPLWGVCEELDMPINHHAGSASPEIGQEPASRAVFMMEITWFAHRALWHLIYGGAFKRHPRLKFVLTEQGSGWVPGVLEMLDYYHRALVRRASSAMGDSGAVTAESRFGAGIAEAVGLAPSEYWKRNFYLGASFMRPDEVPLRHAIGLEKLMWGSDYPHDEGTFPYSREALRNSFAGLPHEEITAILGGNAARVYGFDLAALDTVAAAVGPTVAEIDEPLKQLPTDATSPTFGADSVIRVW from the coding sequence ATGACCGAGCGCTACACCGTCGTCTCCGCCGACGGCCACGCCGGCGCCGACCTGCTGGACTACCGGCCCTACCTGGAGGCGAAGTACCACGACCGGTTCGACGCGTGGGCGGCGGCGTATGTGAACCCGTACGAAGACCTCCTGCACGGCGACGCCGAGCGCAACTGGGACTCCGCACGCCGCCTGGCCGACCTGGAGCGCGACGGCATCGTCGCCGAAGTGCTGTTCCCCAACACCATCCCGCCCTTCTACCCGAGCATGTCGCTCAGCGCGCAGCAGCCCTCCGCCGAGGAGTACGAACTCCGCTGGGCCGGGCTGCGTGCGCACAACCGCTGGATGGCTGACTTCTGCTCCCAGGCTCCAGGGCGACGCGCCGGGACCTGCCAGGTCCTGCTCGGCGACATGGACGACGCGGTCGCCGAGGTCCGCTGGGCCCGGGAGCACGGCCTGTTCGGCGGCGTCCTGCTGCCCGGCACTCCGCCGGGCACTTCGGTGCCGCAGCTCTACTCCGACGTCTACGAACCGCTGTGGGGGGTCTGCGAAGAGCTCGACATGCCGATCAACCACCACGCCGGCTCGGCGTCCCCGGAGATCGGCCAGGAGCCGGCGTCCCGCGCGGTCTTCATGATGGAGATCACCTGGTTCGCGCACCGGGCGCTGTGGCATCTGATCTACGGCGGCGCGTTCAAGCGGCATCCCCGCCTGAAGTTCGTGCTCACCGAGCAGGGTTCCGGCTGGGTGCCCGGCGTCCTGGAAATGCTCGACTACTACCACCGTGCGCTGGTGCGCCGGGCGTCCTCGGCGATGGGCGACTCCGGCGCGGTCACCGCCGAGAGCCGGTTCGGCGCCGGGATCGCCGAGGCGGTCGGGCTGGCGCCGAGCGAGTACTGGAAGCGGAACTTCTACCTCGGCGCCTCCTTCATGCGGCCCGACGAAGTGCCGCTGCGGCACGCCATCGGGTTGGAGAAGCTGATGTGGGGGAGCGACTACCCGCACGACGAGGGCACCTTCCCGTACTCGCGCGAGGCGTTGCGCAACTCCTTCGCCGGACTGCCGCACGAGGAGATCACGGCGATCCTCGGCGGCAACGCGGCCCGGGTCTACGGGTTCGACCTCGCGGCGCTCGACACGGTCGCGGCGGCGGTGGGCCCGACGGTCGCGGAGATCGACGAGCCGCTGAAGCAGCTGCCGACCGACGCCACCTCGCCGACGTTCGGCGCCGACAGCGTGATCCGGGTGTGGTGA